The Acaryochloris thomasi RCC1774 genome has a window encoding:
- a CDS encoding SRPBCC family protein, which produces MPTIQVQAVIQAPTERVFDLCRNVEVHVISTAQTHEKAVAGVTTGLLGLDDVVTWEATHLGVRQQLTSCITQFEPPFFFQDKMVCGAFEAFTHDHNFYTRGKNTVVEDRFIFISPFGLIGTIFNQLFLTEYMRNFLNQRLQVIRNISESSEWEKYL; this is translated from the coding sequence GTGCCGACCATTCAGGTTCAAGCGGTAATTCAAGCCCCAACTGAGCGTGTATTTGACCTCTGCAGAAATGTTGAAGTTCATGTAATTTCTACCGCTCAGACGCACGAAAAAGCTGTAGCAGGAGTCACAACTGGCTTATTGGGACTTGACGATGTGGTGACCTGGGAAGCCACACACCTTGGGGTGCGGCAGCAACTAACAAGCTGCATTACACAGTTTGAACCTCCTTTCTTCTTTCAAGACAAAATGGTGTGTGGAGCATTCGAAGCTTTTACTCACGATCACAACTTTTATACAAGAGGAAAAAATACTGTTGTCGAAGACCGATTTATATTTATCAGTCCATTCGGTCTCATAGGAACAATATTTAATCAACTTTTTTTGACTGAATACATGCGTAATTTTTTGAATCAGAGGCTACAGGTAATTAGAAATATTTCCGAGTCTAGCGAGTGGGAAAAATATCTTTAG